The genomic window TCTGCAAAAGCCCTCGAAATTGCCGCGTGGCGGGCGACATTGATGGAAACGTGCTGGTTTCCGGGCCCCGCTCGGCCCGGCGCTCCGGAACGCCCCCTTCCAACGGGCCTCCTGAAGACCCGCCTTCGGTCGCTCCCGAGTGCCTTCACTTGACCCCTTTTGGCCACCCTCGCTACTCTTCGGAGACCGCTCCGCGAAGGTGTGCGCGGGATGCGCAGTCTTTCCTCCAGCCCGCCATCGTGACGGGCACCGCCGGTCCGCCGAATGCAAGACCCGACAGCCAAGGCGCCTCCTCCGCCCCCGCGGTCGGGCAGGCAATTCGTGCTGCGCTTCATTAGCGGCAAGTACCAGGGCGGCGAGTTCCCGTTGGTCGCCGACAAGACCGTGTTCGTCGGGCGCTCGAGCGATCTCGACATGGTCCTGGTCGAGGACATGGTGAGCCGCAAGCACGCTGGCATCCACGTTCAGGGCGACCAGGTCTGGATCGAGGACCTCGGTTCGACCAACGGCACCTTCGTCAACGGCGAGAAGATCAAGCGCGCCCGCCTCAAGGAAGGCGACCGCGTCCTCATCGGAACGAGCATCCTCAAGCTCGTGGCCACCGATGGAACGTCGACGCGCGACGTGCCCAGCGCCGAGCAGCGCCCCGAGCTCGAGAGCGTGGCCGCGCAGCGGCGGACCAGCCAGGCGCGCACCATGTCGGGCAGCATCGAAGAGGTGCCGCTACCGGACCTGCTTCAGCTCTTCGGCACCTCGAAGAAGAGCGGCGTACTGGTTATTCGGACGGAAGACTCGACCGGCAAGATCTTCCTCCGCAAGGGCAACATCTTCTTCGCGAGCATCAACGACCTCGATGACGTGCCGCCTGTGAAGAGCATCTACCGGCTGCTCACCTGGGAGAAGGGCCTCTTCGATCTAGAGCCGCCGGAGGAGCGTGAGTTCTCGACGACCGTCGACCTCACGGTGCCGGAGGTCCTCATGGAGGGCCTTCGTCAGCTCGACGAGTTCAACCGCATCAAGCCGCAGTTGCCGGCGCCCAACGCGCGCCTCCGCGTTCCGATGCCGCTCGAGGCCCAGCTCCGCAACCTGACGCCCGAGGCGCTCGACATGTTCCAGCTGGCGCTCAGCTTCCCGCAGCTCGAGACGGTGCTCAACCGCGCCCCAGGGACCGACCTGGACGGCGCTGAGCAACTCTTGAAGCTCATCAAGGGCGGCTACCTCATCGCCGAGTGAGCGCGGCGTCCTAGAGCGACCTTGTCCCGCGGCTTCTGCGATGCAGAAAGCCCTCGTGGGAGCGCGCGCCAAGCGGAAGGACCGTGCGGGGCGCCAAAGACGAAGTGCGCCACAAAGCGCGAAAGGGCCCCACCCTCGCGGGGGGACCCTTCTGCGCGCCGGTATGCGACGGGTCTAGCTCAGAGCGGCCCGTAGCCGTAGAACAGCGAGAGCTGCCGAACCGTGTCGATGTTGCTGCTGTACGACTTGAGCTTCGCCGTTTGAGCAGTGCACGTCGCAGCGACCTTGCAGACGGGGTTTCCGCCTGCATCCTTGACGAAGGTCAG from Myxococcales bacterium includes these protein-coding regions:
- a CDS encoding DUF4388 domain-containing protein — translated: MQDPTAKAPPPPPRSGRQFVLRFISGKYQGGEFPLVADKTVFVGRSSDLDMVLVEDMVSRKHAGIHVQGDQVWIEDLGSTNGTFVNGEKIKRARLKEGDRVLIGTSILKLVATDGTSTRDVPSAEQRPELESVAAQRRTSQARTMSGSIEEVPLPDLLQLFGTSKKSGVLVIRTEDSTGKIFLRKGNIFFASINDLDDVPPVKSIYRLLTWEKGLFDLEPPEEREFSTTVDLTVPEVLMEGLRQLDEFNRIKPQLPAPNARLRVPMPLEAQLRNLTPEALDMFQLALSFPQLETVLNRAPGTDLDGAEQLLKLIKGGYLIAE